The Chionomys nivalis chromosome 4, mChiNiv1.1, whole genome shotgun sequence genome contains the following window.
aagatcttaacctgcatctgtctgaagtgggagaatcatggcgactgcctgattcggcttctttctcccagcattctgttctgtctactccgcttacctaattttctgtcctattaaagggccaaggcagtttctttatttaaccaatgaaattaacacaaaacagaagactctcccccatcaaatTGGCACCTTGGTATTTTGCCTGTGCCAGTATTTGATTTAAGTCCAAACATTTTAACCCTTAATAGATGTGAGACAGGTGGCCTCCTCCAGGCCAGGGGCATGTCTCAGGAGAGCATCACTGCAACAAAATGCAGCAGTGAGAAGTAGGTTAAAAGACAAAGAGGCAGAAGATGAGGGCTCTCTTTAGACTTCATGGCTTTCAAATTGATGAGTAGTCCTACTTGGATGGCTTCAGAATTTATTTCTTACTCAAGTACATatatcaagatgtgaaaattatatGTGAAAAGGCAGAAGTGTAGAATTTTACACAAATAGACTGTTCATAATTTATGTAAgatttgtttaaataaaaccagattttTTGTGAAaaaacttcatctctctctctgtgtatgtgtgtgtgcgggtTTGTGTGGAGCCTAGAGGTTGACGAGGGGTGTCTCTTTGCCCctgtgttgttattattgttactattgaggcagtgtctctcactgagcctgtaAATTGCTGTTTTCACTACAGTGGCTGGTCAGTAACTCCCTGGAAGCTGTCTGTCTCAGGTCTCCAGCACTGGAGGGACTATGTGACTCCACACCTTGCTTTTCACAGGTgctgaagatctgaactcaggtccttgtactCGAGTAGCATTGTCTGCTGAGATGTCTCTGTAggtagagactgcttgtttgttcctgaccacccagactcgaaataatcacacagaaactgtattaattaaaacactgattggccaattagctcgtgcatatttctagctaactcttacattttgaattaacccatttatattaatctatgtatcaccacaaggctcatagtttactggtaaggttctcaGGTATCTGTTTCCttcggcaactacatggtgtctctctgactctgcctactttctcccagcattcagtttagttttcctgcctaactctattctgccctgtcataggcccaagaagcatttttattcattaaccaataaaagcaacatatatacagaagggcttcccacatcACATCTAAGTCCCTAATTGGACTTGTAAAGGCATCTCTCTCCCCAATGGCTTTTCCCTATCACAGAGTAGCTGCATGGAGACCACTGTTGGAGAAGGCAGGCACTCGATTTACTACTTCCATCTCACACCCTCCCGGACCGGCAGCAGAGGGTCTGAGCAAAACTTGCTGAGGAGCTCACAACCAAATGGTTCTGAGTCCTCAACACTTCCAACTCCATTCCTTCACAATAGGTCGAAaccatacatatgtatgtgtgtgtgtatgtgtgtgtgtactatcaAGTGGGAGTCATAAGAGTATTAATTCTCTGCTGAGCATCGTGGCTCATATCTGAGATTCATGCACTTGAGatgctgaagcaagaggattggTGTGAACATGTGGCTAGCCTAGATTATctagtgaattccagaccaactTCAACTACAAAATGAGTTCTCAAACCTACCCTAACACACCcacatgggaaaaaaattaaagaaaattaaccaTCTTAAGATGAGAACTTTAGTGGCTTTTAGTGCACTTCCAGTATTGAGAGAGTGTTACCTTCTCCATCCAGTTCCCAAGCATTTCATCACCCCTTCTTCCCTCATGAAATCCACATTGGTTGAACAAGggctttgcattttttttccttttctccagccCTGGTAGCCACCTCTGGGTTCTCCTGATTTTACTGATGTTTCATATAAAGGGTTACACAATATCTGACTTTTGGGGAtgttgtaactttttttttttttgctgctcaGCATTCTTTCTTCAAGGCTCAGAAGCCATATTTTATGAAAAGTGTCACAACGACAGCTGCAAAAATTAGAAAGACCAGCAGTCGAAACGGTTTACGTTCCATGCAAACACAAAAGCCCTTGCAGAAGCCCTCGCAGCACTCACAGAAGCATCCGCAGCAGCCCTcgcagctcctgctgcagcactCGTGGCAGGCCCCGCAGCAAGCTTTGCAGCACCAGGTTTCACCTGCTGGGTGGATATGGCTGCTTCTCTCTACCTGGCCAGTGATGTTTGCTCGTGGTCTCTCAGAATTGGGCACAACATACGCGGGAGTGGGTGGGAcataggaggagggagaggacacaaaaaatgaggaagaaatggTTGGGACAAATGCGGAGGACGGGGGCAGTGCCTCTGGGATCTTGGATCTGGAGTTCTTGTTTCCCATACCTGCTGTTCCGCTGCTCTTGACGGGAGAAGGCATTTGAATGACACATCTAGGGACAGGTGAGCTTACAGGTGCCAACTGTTGGGTTGTCAAGATTGGGACAGTTGATGGGTTTGAGGTGTGGCTCACCTTAGGGTCAGCTTTGGTAGGGTTACTGGCTTTGGTGTCCACTTTTGATGCTTGGGGCTTTCCCACTTTAGAGGAAGGCTGCGAGCAGGAGATAGTTGACTTAGGGGAGGTGGGAGACAATGGGCGTGCTGGTGGTTTTGAGGCTAAGCCTGAGCTACTCTGAACACAAAAGCCCTGCAGACAGGCCTCACAGTTGTTGCTGTCATGTGGGCCTTCGAGACCCTTGTCTCCCAGCAAAGGAATCTCAGCCACTTCCTTAAACTCTTCTCCATAGCACTTCCTCAGAATTCTGAAGACCAGGTTGCTCAAGATCCTTGAGATGTTGTCCCAGGTGAACTCTGGAGCTGCAAATGGAGGCTCAGGGCACTTGTTACATCTCTGAGCAAAGACCCTCATCTTCACACGCCCCTTGCCATTCTTCTTATACCAGCGCATGTGGAAGACCACCAGGACGCAGCCAGAGGCCCAACTGCGAGAGCAGCTGGGGCAGAGGAACCTGTGGAGAACCGGGCGAGAGCTTCAGCCAAGCTGTGGGCAGGTACCGGAGGGAGAAGGAGCCTCTCACTAGCAGTGAGAGAAATGAACGAGCCCCTCTTCCTCATCTCCACCGTGTCACCAATATTCTCCGTGGCCGTTGTtagatgcttgctgtgcaaacagcAAGTCACCAGCCTTCTGACTCCGAAGGGACCCCAGGCATTTTCTAGGTCCAGTGTGTGCATTGTACATTTCAGAGGCAAGGCACACAATGGGACCTCATCACACCCCAGGACCTGGGGTTCATGAGCCGGAACTGGAGCTCTGGTATCTGAACCCTAAGCCAGTTTTTCTTCAAACATGGATGTAAATGTGTTCAAGGCCATACATGCCACAGCCTTCCAAAGACCCCATGCTGAAATGAACAAGTGGATATAAGTGGGCGTTAGGTAAGTCACCAGCAGCTCGGAGAGAGCtgcagcctcctgcctcagagacATCCTGCCTGCTTTTGTTCCTCAAGCCTCATGATTTGTAAATCCCCACAGATCACCTTccagttctctttttttttgtgtgtgtgtgtggtcacccCCAACTCCTAATTTTTCTTATATACACCAGAGAATGTTGCGTTGTTTCTCAGGGCTTGCCTCCAACAGGACACAGAATGACACACCTTCTCAGCAGAGAGAGCATTTTCTCTAAGACGTTTGCACAAACTCCTGCTAGGAAcagtgaaggaagaaagggggaagccTATGCTTCCTAGAACAGGGGTTGTGCAAAGCCAGAAGACTGCAGTGTGGGGGAGACGTTTATTGATCATCAAATAACCCATAAATGCCCTCTTGATTCAGTTAGCTTGGGACCATGGAACCTGTTGATGGGATTTGAGCAGCAGTCAGATCTCTCTCAAGGCCCCAGCCCTCTCTGCCTAGGTAGCCTTGGGAGCTGTGCATTCAGTTAAATGctgggatttgttttttatttttttatttattttctatagctGTTGATCCTAACTTTgcttgaggcaggagaatctgcaGTCTGAGGTGGGGCGTTGGAGGAGGCTGGGCAGAACAAGGAAGCTCCTCCTAGTACTTTGTGCATGCTAAATCAATGTATCACTGATCTACAATTTCCATGCTTTGatcttagcctgctttcttaggaCAAATGTGGAAATGAACTGAGAGGAGGAGATGCTGAGAAGCTAGCTAGCTCCCAGTCCCACGAAGTTTACTGGCCAGGAACCTTCCCTCAGTTCTGCACAAGGGCCTGCCTGAGCTGTCCTGAGCTGTCCGCCACCCACACTGGCCTGGTCTCAACGCTCTTATTCCACTGTGTGCCAGGCCAGAGTCCCAGGTTCTCAAATAAACAGACTAAGACTTTGCTCTGGAGCTTTCCCAGTCAGCTTCTGCCTAGGAAAGGGCCAGTCTCCTCACAGTGGGCAGCAAACATGACAGATCTCAGGACTCTACCCTCTCTGCCCTCTTACCTCCACCCCTAGGCTTTGGGGCATCTACTTTCTATGGAAAAGAAAGGGTAAAATGTTGGgtggtgctgggcggtggtggcgcacgcctttaatcccaacactcggggggcagagacaggcggatctctgtgagtttgatgccagccttgtctacaagagctagttccaggacaggctccaaagctacacagaaactctgtctcaataaacaaacacaaacaaacaaacaaacaaacacactgtTGGGTGGCCCAGGAAAGTCCTATTTGAGAAAGAATATCTTGGCTCGTAGTAGAGAGTGACATGATTGCCGTGAGCCACTTTGGGCCATGTACCTGTGATCTGTCCTGAAGAGTCTCCCCAGGATAAACCTGTCTCTTCTCAGGAACTCCGGGAAGAGGGAATCAATCTTTCAAGGCAGGGTGGAGTAAAcaagcctccttccctccccttcccgaCTGTCCCACTTCCCAGCCAGAATTCTTAGTATCTAGGTCTGCCACTGTCTTAAGTTCCTAGTAATGGGGCGGGATCCCCAGTGTCTAATAAAGCTGGAATTCCTTCCTGTGTTCTTCAGCGTGCAAGCCTGCATGGAGGAGAATAGTGATGagtaagaaacaaaggaaaattgTGCAGACCATCTTGCCCCGCTCACCTGGCAAAGGTCTTTTGCTGGTATTGTGTCCATCCAGGATTCAGAACATCAGGAAGAAGGTCCTTGTCTGGTGTGAGGGTCCATTTGTGCCATGGTTTCACCTCTTGAATCAGCTCCTGGAATACTTGTTGCCATACTTCTGTGTCTTCTTCCATCATGGCTGTAGTGTGGTGGCTACGCTGGGGCAGGGGCTCCTGAGTGGGGACAGGGGCTCCTGAGTGGGGGTAGGGCCTCCTAAATGGGGCAGGGTCTCCTGGGTTGGGGTAGGGGCTCCTGGGTTGGGGTAGGGGCTCCTATATGGGGGCAGGGCCTcctggatgggggcaggggctcCTGGGTAGGATTTCCTGAACTGGGGCAGGGTGTCCTGGGTTGGGGTAGGGTCTCCCAGATGGGGCAGGGTTTCCTGGGCCTGGGTAGGGTCTCCTGAACTGGGGCAGGGTCTCCTGGGTTGGGGTAGGGGCTCCTGTGTGGGGGCAGGGTCTCCTGGGCTTGGGTAGTGTCTCCTGGGTATCCCAGGGTCCTTTGGGTGGGGCAGAGTCTCCTGGGCCCAGACAGACCCGTGGCGGGATGTAAGGCTGTCCACTTCAGAGAGTGAGGGTTCAGACTGGCAATCCCTTTGAAGATTTGAATTGGGACTGTGGTTCAGATCCTTTGTCCCAGGGACAAAGGTCAGTTGAGTCTGTTCCCAagttcagaggacagctgtggaCAACACAAGAAATCACACAACGTAGGGAGCTTTGGTTTTCATGTATCAATATTTGGAGTCCAAATCAGGAATGAGCTGCCTCTGACACAGAGCCCCTGGAATGGTGGAGGTCACTCTTGCCTTTTCCGGGTCTAACATTTAAACTCCTCACCCACTGGGCTGCTGGATTCCTGCTTGGGGCAAAAGGGGCATCCCTGGGATTTCCATACTGTGGGAAGTCTTCATTTGTACCTAGTTCCTCAGGAGGATGGTGGCCTGCTGGCCCCGCCCACCAACCACAGCCTGAACAGAGGTCTCAGCCCCTATTCTCCACTTACCGGAAATCAAAGTTGGTTGTTCAGTCAGTGTGTGCCCAGATTAGTCTCTGGGTGGGTGGCAGGCTGCCGGCCCGAGACCAGCAGGGATCCATTGCCTTCCTCCAGGAGAAGCTTCCTTGTCACCATACactgaggaaggggaaggagaggcagacagaggtgGCCAGTGCTGGAGCAGGCAACACCGTAGGAACGGCAGACACGGTTCTGAGTGTCCACTTCAGAGGACTTCATCCAAAgatagggtgggtcttcctaccaCCCAGTTGAACATAGATGTATTGCCCTGCTGGCTTCCCAAGCTGGAGGCTCCTCAGCctagaggaaaggaaggaaacaaggggAGGGGCTTCCTGTGACGTTTGGAAACCAAGCTTTCCCGGTTTTTCTCTGCTGTCTCTGCCCCAAATCACAACATGGCCAGACTCAGATCACGATGGACCCTTTCCTTCCTGCCCTCATTTAGTTTCTCAACGCTATTTGCTCAGTTATAAATTAACTACATTTGGGGAAGTggtccagtttctttctttctttttttttgtccctcCCCCTTTTAACCTCTTACACTAGATTGTGTCTACCTGTTGTCTGCTTGCTTAGTCCAGCTCCCAATAAATAGAAGTTCTATGTTTGTGGTCAACAGTGCCATGTTCTTCACACTTTGGGGTATTTTCATAGGGATTTCACCATGTAAAACAGACCCCAGGGCAGATGCTGACATGttcctgagagaaagaaggccacGGTGTTTCTAACATAGAATGTACAAGTGTTAGGGAACTTTGTTCGGGTCCCAGTTACGCAGTGTGGTTGGCCATGGGCTCAATATTAAGAAGTCAATAACTGCATACATAATAGGACAGTTTTAGACAGAGTCAACACGAGGGCTCCTGTTGATTATGTGACTGAAACATGAGCAAGGGGTACAAGAACCAAATGGTAGTCCCTTTAGGAACAGTGGCTTTGTATTCAAGGCAACGCTTAGGACCACCATGAGCAGTGAGAATCCACTGTTCTCTCCTTTGCCCGCCTTGCTAGCCTCCTCTCTTGCATTCTATAGGGGAGTTGAGTTGGGGGAGCAAGTCTCTGCCTTGCTCCGGTTTTTGTTCAGAAAGTTACTAATGCCTCGTTCAGTTAGCCAGCAGAGTTCCCAGACCCTCTGCTGTCTTCTAGTTATGTCCCCCAAGACCGAAGTCCAAAGAGCCCCTCTCTCGCCAGCCTGTGGTTAGGAACTGGTGTGGACCTTCTCCAAGTGGGTTGTATTTGTGACAGCCTGAACGAGGCGTCTACTTGTGAATCGGTGTGGAAATCACGGGTGTGTACAGATGTACTAGAGGACCTGAGGTAAGACTGATGGTTTCTGTGGCCACCAGGACACAGCACAGCAACAGAGACAGGCAACAGGCCTAGCTGCTTGTCACTTACAACCTGATCAAGAGAAGGATGCCAGGTGAGCCCACACAGGGTGTCCAGGAACAAGGAAGAGCTACATGTATGTGTGGCAGTGGCCTGAGGGCACCTAGGCTTGCATCAGCCTCTCCTGGGGTAATGAGTTCCAGGGGCAACAACCACAGACCAAAGCAACTCTGTCACCCGAGTCTatcttggtgaaccaatgagtttattgggattACTTAGGGACATGGGTGAGGGATTGCCCCTATCTCCTCTTACCTTATATTCCTCTGTCTGCCccgccatatcactcctgtctccaccttcctagagctggaattaaaggtatgggatcccaaatgctgggatcacctttgtgtgaactgtttctcttttagacagattcaatctcatgtagcccagggtggccttaaactaacagagatccttctgcttctgtttcctgagtcctgggattaaagctgtgtgccaccactccctggcctctagtggcttagttctgcactctgatcttcaggcaagctttatttgttaaaacacaaacaacataTCACTACAGCCACTGAAAAGTCTGACCACAGCACGGGTGACAAGTTCCCCATAGCTGTATAGCTAGCGCTCCCCCTTTGGTTAACTTTCCATCTCCTATATACCATGACCCCTCCTGAGATAATGTGTAGTTGGGGTGGAATTATGTATGACTGA
Protein-coding sequences here:
- the Rtp3 gene encoding receptor-transporting protein 3; its protein translation is MMEEDTEVWQQVFQELIQEVKPWHKWTLTPDKDLLPDVLNPGWTQYQQKTFARFLCPSCSRSWASGCVLVVFHMRWYKKNGKGRVKMRVFAQRCNKCPEPPFAAPEFTWDNISRILSNLVFRILRKCYGEEFKEVAEIPLLGDKGLEGPHDSNNCEACLQGFCVQSSSGLASKPPARPLSPTSPKSTISCSQPSSKVGKPQASKVDTKASNPTKADPKVSHTSNPSTVPILTTQQLAPVSSPVPRCVIQMPSPVKSSGTAGMGNKNSRSKIPEALPPSSAFVPTISSSFFVSSPSSYVPPTPAYVVPNSERPRANITGQVERSSHIHPAGETWCCKACCGACHECCSRSCEGCCGCFCECCEGFCKGFCVCMERKPFRLLVFLIFAAVVVTLFIKYGF